In one window of Halopiger aswanensis DNA:
- a CDS encoding mandelate racemase/muconate lactonizing enzyme family protein: MRDFSDHIETRDPDRDVAITSIDACVVEGNFEWNLIKVETDAGVTGIGESYRGGGIPELVEYTNRFLVGENPLDVERLVRYIFQEMSGHGGTTGKVVTAASGIEVALLDAAGKILGLPVYQLLGSKYRDEVRLYCDCHAGEAYAVEDGATDYADTEAYTPEAYAAEAARVTDMGFDALKFDLDLPADNANDPYNGRLTNAAVREKREIVAAVREEIGYDVDLAFDCHWDYSVESAKRLAYELEEFDLMWLEDLVPPENMDAQKEVTQATRTPVATGENRFRVFELSELIYEHGVDVITPDPTTVGGLTETMRVADRAEENYIPMSPHNVCSPVGTMACVHLGAAVPNFDLLEYHALEVEWWDDLLERDEPLIQDGSIEVPEEPGLGIELDEAVVEEHRLDGTSGF, encoded by the coding sequence ATGAGAGACTTTTCGGACCACATCGAGACTCGCGACCCGGACAGAGACGTAGCAATCACAAGCATCGACGCGTGCGTTGTCGAAGGCAACTTCGAATGGAACCTCATCAAAGTGGAGACGGATGCCGGCGTCACTGGTATCGGCGAGTCCTATCGGGGTGGTGGAATCCCCGAACTCGTAGAGTATACCAACCGGTTTCTCGTCGGCGAGAACCCGCTTGACGTGGAGCGCCTTGTTCGGTATATCTTCCAGGAGATGTCCGGCCACGGCGGTACCACCGGAAAGGTTGTTACCGCAGCCTCGGGAATCGAGGTCGCCTTGCTGGACGCTGCCGGGAAAATTCTCGGCCTCCCGGTGTACCAGTTGCTTGGTTCGAAGTACCGTGACGAAGTCCGGCTCTACTGCGACTGCCACGCCGGCGAGGCGTACGCCGTCGAGGACGGCGCGACCGACTACGCGGATACCGAAGCGTACACGCCGGAGGCGTACGCCGCGGAGGCTGCGCGCGTCACCGATATGGGCTTCGACGCGCTCAAATTCGACCTCGACCTGCCCGCGGACAACGCCAACGACCCGTACAACGGCCGCCTTACGAACGCTGCCGTCCGGGAGAAGCGAGAAATAGTGGCAGCGGTCCGTGAGGAGATCGGCTACGACGTAGACCTAGCGTTCGACTGCCACTGGGATTACTCCGTCGAGAGCGCCAAGCGACTAGCCTACGAGCTCGAGGAGTTCGACCTGATGTGGCTCGAGGACCTCGTGCCGCCGGAGAATATGGATGCTCAGAAGGAAGTCACACAGGCCACACGGACGCCGGTTGCGACCGGTGAGAACCGATTCCGCGTATTCGAACTCTCCGAACTTATCTACGAACACGGCGTCGATGTTATCACCCCAGACCCGACGACAGTCGGCGGACTCACGGAGACGATGCGGGTTGCAGACCGTGCAGAAGAGAACTACATCCCGATGTCCCCGCACAACGTCTGCAGCCCCGTTGGAACGATGGCATGCGTCCACCTCGGTGCTGCCGTTCCGAACTTTGACCTGCTGGAGTACCACGCGCTGGAAGTCGAGTGGTGGGACGACCTGCTCGAGCGCGACGAACCCCTAATTCAGGACGGATCCATCGAGGTACCAGAAGAGCCTGGCCTCGGCATCGAACTTGACGAAGCGGTGGTTGAGGAGCACCGTCTCGACGGCACATCTGGGTTCTGA
- a CDS encoding mandelate racemase/muconate lactonizing enzyme family protein: protein MEITDVESFPIKLPLETPVSFSNRTLTYRDHAITYVRTDTGHEGVGYSLGYEGAGLIADAVEELLAPVLRGEDPRDTERLWHEMYDGNVQIGRTGLLLRAISTVDIALWDLKGKAAGEPLHKLLGGHSERVPSYASGGYYRDDKGHQGLRNEIQRYLDEGHDIVKMKVGRRSIDEEVDRVAAVREAIGDERTLLLDANGVWSSTTAATRACRAFEPYDPYFIEEPVMIDRVDTMAEVNSALNYPVATGELEGTRHNFARLADQGAATILQPDVTVCGGITEWLKIAHYAAAYDIPIAPHYNWNIHASLLGAIENGLWVEYFYRDMDVKAFDDVVADPVQPDDNGMIALPDRPGHGVPLDENALQQFKDQ, encoded by the coding sequence ATGGAAATCACAGACGTAGAATCGTTTCCAATCAAGTTACCCTTGGAGACCCCAGTATCGTTCTCCAATCGCACGCTCACATACCGAGACCACGCGATAACGTACGTAAGAACTGATACCGGCCACGAGGGAGTCGGCTACTCGCTGGGGTACGAGGGCGCCGGACTCATCGCCGACGCGGTCGAGGAGCTACTGGCGCCGGTCCTCCGCGGCGAGGACCCTCGAGACACAGAGCGACTGTGGCACGAAATGTACGACGGTAATGTCCAGATCGGACGGACAGGTCTGCTGTTGCGCGCCATCTCAACGGTGGACATCGCGCTCTGGGACCTAAAAGGGAAAGCCGCAGGTGAGCCGCTGCACAAGCTGCTCGGCGGGCACTCCGAGCGCGTGCCGTCGTACGCCAGTGGCGGATACTACCGCGACGACAAGGGTCACCAAGGCCTCCGTAACGAGATACAGCGGTACCTTGACGAGGGCCATGACATCGTGAAGATGAAGGTCGGCCGCCGATCTATCGACGAGGAGGTGGATCGTGTCGCTGCAGTCCGTGAAGCGATCGGCGACGAGCGCACGCTCCTTCTAGACGCCAATGGAGTCTGGTCATCAACGACAGCGGCTACGCGGGCGTGCCGTGCGTTCGAGCCCTACGACCCGTACTTTATCGAGGAGCCCGTGATGATCGACCGAGTGGATACGATGGCGGAGGTCAACAGTGCTCTGAACTATCCGGTCGCGACCGGGGAACTAGAGGGAACGCGGCACAACTTCGCGCGCCTTGCTGATCAGGGCGCTGCAACCATCCTCCAGCCGGACGTCACTGTCTGTGGCGGCATTACTGAGTGGCTGAAGATCGCCCACTACGCTGCCGCCTACGACATCCCCATTGCGCCCCACTACAACTGGAACATCCACGCCTCGCTGCTCGGCGCTATCGAGAACGGTCTCTGGGTGGAGTACTTCTACCGCGACATGGACGTGAAGGCGTTCGACGATGTCGTCGCTGACCCTGTACAGCCCGACGACAACGGGATGATTGCCCTTCCGGACCGCCCCGGCCACGGCGTACCGCTCGACGAAAACGCCCTCCAGCAGTTCAAAGACCAATGA